One genomic window of Candidatus Wallbacteria bacterium includes the following:
- a CDS encoding GDYXXLXY domain-containing protein has protein sequence MVKKAVCVFLLLALIQLLVPAWMIYEREIILRDGHQFKFRTAPVDPYDAFRGRYVALKMEAGTVPLECCRGVKSNQWAYALIANDAEGFAKVEAVTADCPQGDFIRTKMGWISEEKVDTTKTATINFNFNRYFLPEDLAPEAEKAYRKFSSGKRRDAYVTVRVLGGKAALEELYFGNQSIREFLRNPQVTEEVKSPAQDENLVLELIKAINSGDTAEVKKQLDKGADVNSQNYDSHDYNRWTPLMYACALGKPEIVKLILERRPQLDMYGEITPLGIARLNKYDEIVKLLEKAKAEQGF, from the coding sequence ATGGTTAAAAAGGCAGTCTGTGTTTTCCTGCTGCTGGCTTTGATTCAATTGCTGGTTCCTGCCTGGATGATTTACGAACGGGAAATCATTCTAAGGGATGGACACCAGTTCAAATTCAGAACCGCACCTGTTGATCCGTATGACGCTTTCAGGGGGCGCTATGTCGCACTCAAAATGGAGGCAGGCACTGTTCCGCTTGAATGCTGCCGCGGCGTAAAAAGCAATCAGTGGGCTTATGCCCTGATTGCGAACGATGCTGAGGGTTTTGCCAAAGTCGAGGCTGTAACCGCCGACTGCCCTCAGGGTGATTTTATCAGGACCAAGATGGGGTGGATATCTGAAGAAAAGGTTGATACCACGAAGACAGCCACGATTAATTTCAATTTCAACCGTTATTTTCTACCTGAGGACCTGGCTCCTGAAGCTGAGAAAGCTTACCGGAAATTCAGCTCTGGCAAGCGCAGAGATGCCTATGTTACAGTGAGAGTGTTAGGTGGCAAAGCTGCTCTGGAAGAACTGTATTTTGGAAATCAATCCATCCGGGAATTTCTGAGAAATCCCCAGGTCACTGAAGAAGTGAAGTCTCCAGCGCAGGATGAGAATCTGGTTCTTGAACTGATTAAGGCGATTAATTCCGGAGATACGGCTGAAGTAAAAAAACAGCTGGACAAAGGCGCAGATGTCAATTCCCAGAATTACGACTCGCATGACTATAACAGATGGACCCCTCTGATGTATGCCTGCGCTCTAGGAAAACCCGAAATCGTGAAGTTGATTCTGGAGCGGCGCCCGCAACTGGACATGTATGGAGAAATCACGCCTCTGGGGATCGCCAGGCTTAACAAATACGATGAGATCGTGAAATTGCTCGAAAAGGCAA